A region of Clostridium acetobutylicum ATCC 824 DNA encodes the following proteins:
- a CDS encoding flagellar assembly protein A: protein MEREVFNGSTIDECIEKACNKYNVLKEDIKYEVIEVKNGIFKKKASIAVEIVDKSENKESENKKDGTIQILDGKIVVKDPVEGGKSATIVVPKNIGVKVNDKDVKDSSEVCSSSNIEVVFQEIEKPERRINISTSPDKMNAYISISYINKKVYKLKDAESSNKVVLESEVLRVEKPPVYTQAEILDALKASGVTYGILEENLSKCNSDKEIVDMLIAQGMKVENDEDDEVEFKFDVRGNNKFQENENGKIDFKSIGFVNAVDEGSVLAIRHIGKEGHNGKDIFGNEIKKKNGKEIKINIGEGCEFKDENTVVSTRKGEPIYSGNKISVIAIHEVNSDVDLKTGNIKFVGDVFIHGSVSESMKVESEHNVKIDQNVQNAIVSASGNIFIEKNAIFSNVYGGGEDVFVLKQLEFLNTIDVNIKNLLEAVEQVKHYNMHGKASTDGQILKVLLEGKFRLVPRLCEKFIDICDREENSDIISLFKARLIGMGPLSIESLDELTQVTSLCEDRVSNLKSMLSVPVDVSVGYCQNSKIESSGNIFITGKGEYISDLTAKNNVIFTNDNSIARGGVIKAGNEVKCGVVGSIGGVSTKVQVEKHGNIYAEIAYQNTIFAIGNKEYVVENPCKGIHVYVNKDDELIVDKLLL, encoded by the coding sequence ATGGAGAGAGAAGTATTTAATGGCTCCACAATTGATGAATGCATCGAGAAGGCTTGTAATAAATACAACGTATTGAAAGAAGATATTAAGTATGAAGTTATAGAAGTGAAAAACGGAATATTTAAGAAGAAAGCGTCGATAGCAGTTGAGATTGTGGATAAAAGTGAAAACAAAGAATCAGAGAATAAGAAAGATGGTACCATTCAGATTTTAGATGGTAAGATAGTTGTTAAAGATCCTGTAGAGGGAGGAAAAAGTGCGACTATCGTAGTGCCTAAGAATATAGGCGTCAAGGTTAATGATAAAGATGTTAAAGATTCTAGTGAGGTATGTAGTTCTAGTAATATAGAGGTGGTTTTTCAGGAAATAGAAAAACCGGAAAGAAGAATAAATATAAGCACTTCACCAGATAAAATGAATGCTTACATAAGCATAAGCTACATTAACAAAAAAGTGTACAAACTAAAGGATGCAGAGTCTTCAAATAAAGTAGTTTTAGAAAGTGAAGTTTTAAGAGTAGAAAAACCCCCTGTATATACACAAGCTGAAATATTAGATGCATTAAAGGCAAGTGGTGTAACTTATGGAATATTGGAAGAAAATTTATCAAAGTGTAACTCTGATAAAGAAATAGTAGATATGCTTATTGCACAGGGAATGAAGGTTGAAAACGATGAAGATGATGAAGTTGAGTTTAAATTTGATGTCAGAGGAAATAATAAGTTTCAAGAAAATGAAAATGGTAAAATAGATTTTAAAAGTATAGGTTTTGTAAATGCTGTAGATGAGGGGTCTGTGCTCGCTATTAGGCATATTGGAAAAGAAGGACATAATGGTAAGGATATATTTGGAAATGAAATAAAAAAGAAAAATGGTAAAGAAATAAAGATTAATATAGGTGAAGGCTGTGAATTTAAAGATGAAAACACAGTTGTCTCAACACGAAAGGGCGAACCTATATACTCTGGGAATAAAATATCAGTTATAGCAATACATGAAGTGAATTCAGATGTTGACTTGAAAACAGGAAACATAAAATTTGTTGGAGATGTTTTTATTCATGGAAGTGTAAGCGAGAGTATGAAGGTTGAATCCGAACACAATGTAAAAATAGATCAAAACGTTCAAAATGCAATAGTGTCAGCTAGTGGAAATATCTTTATAGAAAAGAATGCTATTTTCTCTAACGTATATGGTGGAGGAGAAGATGTATTTGTACTAAAGCAGCTGGAATTTCTTAATACAATAGATGTAAACATAAAGAATCTCTTAGAGGCAGTAGAGCAAGTAAAACATTATAATATGCATGGAAAAGCATCTACAGATGGACAGATTTTAAAGGTTTTGTTAGAAGGGAAATTTAGATTAGTACCCAGATTATGTGAGAAGTTTATAGATATATGTGATAGAGAGGAAAATTCTGATATTATAAGTCTATTTAAAGCTAGACTAATTGGTATGGGGCCTCTTAGCATAGAAAGTTTGGACGAGCTTACACAGGTAACATCGCTTTGCGAAGATAGGGTTTCTAATTTGAAATCCATGCTTTCTGTACCTGTAGATGTAAGTGTTGGGTATTGCCAAAATTCAAAAATAGAAAGCTCAGGTAATATATTTATAACTGGTAAAGGAGAATATATTTCTGATTTGACTGCTAAAAATAATGTTATCTTTACTAATGATAATTCTATAGCAAGAGGTGGAGTTATAAAGGCAGGTAATGAAGTTAAATGTGGTGTAGTTGGAAGCATAGGTGGAGTATCCACAAAAGTACAAGTTGAAAAACATGGCAACATATATGCAGAAATCGCCTATCAAAATACCATATTTGCTATTGGCAATAAAGAATATGTAGTGGAAAACCCTTGCAAAGGTATCCATGTATATGTAAATAAGGATGATGAACTTATTGTTGATAAATTATTATTATAG